The following proteins are co-located in the Sphingobacteriaceae bacterium genome:
- a CDS encoding gliding motility-associated C-terminal domain-containing protein, translating into MKRLLFISLLLVSVIANSQNADCINYIPLCSNPSFSFFSVQGVGNVNDLPNGNNISNPQTNPNPPNSGCLLTGENRPQWLLITVGNAGNLEFVFGAGNSPNPQVGFYDWAMWPYSPTACQNILNNTLPPIRCNWNATSSGGTGIAAPGNIPPGGNSGNYEAPLAVNACQQFIICISNYSGVNTLVSFQSLGTASLSCNPNCNPNFVICAGANVTVTAINYSNLTNPTFSMNPGGISNPSGTFVVTPSVTSSYTTYVTGTNQANAIQTTTGVTNVTVNPSPLVAPSLTQASCGNTVNAVNLNLSWNPSPTPNYTVTWNPVPPGILSPTQTTASNLLPGVTTVTVTTANGCITTTSFTMGPVPSPANFTISPPGGTYSLTCTNTVIALSASPNNYTYTWVSLGNSFTSSAVSFTPGTQGTYTVTADNGVFGCATTQTLTIAQNTAAPVTSVSPVSQAITCNSGAPVTFSGTVSNPTINIQHDWYSPLNPLPGGVPLATSNNTISILSGAIPPGVYTLVTTNQVNGCTTQKTVTITSLSAWPTFSLSSPTNFSVGCAPLNSTTISIINPVSTQTPPATCSYTFLAPTFTGVVTPSVILGNNSSTTTTLPGTWTIIVQDNSNFCRTTIQVPVIQNTVAPNVSASMYTQTLTCKNPTVIATGTTSTPNTIITWNVPSTPPTLSTPTVVIGDPANGPNTSTTSLTYANFTVVANNTLNACQSTSVVNINQNFKPPVSSPTISIATPTAIYCNSDRAPVVLTTGSSTTTSGGGPGAFVANPCWEGPSPQTPTCGPSSYSCYVPGVYSLTVEDAYNGCKHTGTVNVLDRTQPPVLVNPVSGSTLDCGASQATMSFALTGTNTGGVRYFVTRFPVGTSFSPTNAITMNINPDLSGTASSTVAVSLNGEYVFVVTNTLTGCKATGTVIVTGGGITADFEANPSTGYAPLAVNFDNKSTSSLGSSSISSVWSFGNGTSASSTTNINTNALYAAPGSYTVMLIATKGLCKDTTYKTIIVDAPSKMEVPNIFTPNGDGSNDVFFLKVANMNEISAIIIDRWGGKVYETNSKTGNIVWDGKNFSGKECASGVYMYIIKGKGKDDKEYESKGNITLLR; encoded by the coding sequence ATGAAAAGATTATTATTTATATCGTTGTTATTGGTAAGTGTGATAGCCAATTCACAAAATGCAGATTGTATCAATTATATTCCATTATGTTCAAATCCGAGTTTTTCTTTCTTTTCTGTTCAGGGAGTTGGAAATGTGAACGATTTGCCAAATGGTAATAATATCAGTAATCCACAAACGAATCCAAATCCGCCTAACTCCGGTTGTTTGTTAACCGGTGAAAATCGTCCGCAATGGTTATTGATCACTGTAGGTAATGCCGGTAACCTTGAATTTGTTTTTGGTGCGGGTAACAGTCCTAATCCTCAAGTTGGTTTTTATGATTGGGCCATGTGGCCTTATTCACCCACGGCTTGCCAGAATATATTAAACAATACATTGCCTCCTATTCGTTGTAATTGGAACGCCACTTCATCCGGCGGAACAGGGATTGCCGCGCCGGGCAATATTCCTCCTGGTGGTAATTCAGGCAATTATGAAGCTCCGTTGGCGGTTAATGCTTGTCAGCAATTTATTATTTGTATCTCAAATTATAGTGGGGTAAATACTTTGGTATCTTTTCAATCTTTAGGCACTGCCTCTTTATCTTGTAATCCCAATTGCAATCCCAATTTCGTTATTTGTGCCGGTGCTAATGTTACAGTAACCGCAATCAATTATTCCAATTTAACTAATCCAACTTTTTCCATGAATCCGGGAGGAATCAGTAATCCTTCCGGTACTTTTGTTGTTACTCCTTCAGTGACTTCATCCTACACAACTTATGTTACCGGGACTAACCAAGCAAATGCAATTCAAACTACTACAGGCGTAACAAACGTTACGGTAAATCCATCACCGTTAGTTGCTCCATCATTAACGCAAGCCTCGTGTGGGAATACCGTTAATGCTGTAAATTTAAATTTAAGCTGGAATCCTTCACCAACCCCAAATTATACAGTTACTTGGAATCCGGTTCCTCCGGGAATATTATCTCCTACACAAACTACAGCTAGTAATTTATTACCGGGAGTAACTACAGTTACCGTTACTACTGCAAATGGTTGTATAACTACTACTTCCTTTACCATGGGGCCGGTTCCTTCTCCCGCAAACTTTACGATTTCTCCTCCTGGTGGAACTTATTCTTTAACTTGTACAAATACCGTGATTGCACTAAGTGCTTCACCTAATAATTACACATATACTTGGGTGAGTTTAGGAAATTCATTCACAAGCTCGGCGGTTTCATTTACGCCGGGAACTCAGGGTACATATACGGTAACTGCTGATAATGGAGTTTTTGGTTGTGCTACAACACAAACCCTAACTATTGCCCAAAATACCGCTGCGCCGGTTACCTCAGTTAGCCCTGTAAGCCAAGCAATCACTTGTAATTCCGGTGCGCCTGTTACTTTTAGTGGAACGGTATCTAACCCTACAATTAATATCCAACACGATTGGTATAGTCCTTTAAATCCTTTACCTGGCGGAGTACCCCTAGCAACATCAAATAATACAATCAGTATTTTAAGTGGGGCCATCCCTCCTGGTGTGTATACTTTAGTAACTACAAACCAAGTGAATGGTTGCACCACTCAGAAGACCGTTACCATAACTTCATTATCCGCATGGCCAACTTTCTCATTAAGTAGTCCTACTAATTTCTCAGTAGGTTGTGCACCTTTAAACAGCACTACTATTTCAATAATTAATCCGGTTAGTACGCAAACGCCACCTGCTACATGTAGTTATACTTTTTTAGCTCCAACATTTACCGGTGTGGTTACGCCAAGTGTGATTTTAGGAAATAACAGTTCAACAACAACTACATTACCCGGAACATGGACTATCATAGTTCAGGATAACTCTAATTTTTGTCGAACCACAATTCAAGTTCCGGTAATTCAAAATACCGTTGCGCCGAACGTATCTGCAAGTATGTATACTCAAACGTTAACTTGTAAAAATCCTACCGTTATTGCAACAGGAACAACATCAACTCCTAATACAATAATCACATGGAATGTACCATCAACGCCGCCAACTTTATCTACTCCTACAGTAGTTATTGGTGATCCAGCGAATGGTCCCAACACAAGTACAACATCATTAACTTATGCAAACTTTACAGTTGTTGCTAATAATACTTTAAATGCATGTCAGTCTACATCTGTGGTAAATATTAATCAGAATTTTAAACCACCGGTTTCAAGCCCAACCATTTCGATAGCAACACCAACTGCTATATATTGTAATTCAGACCGAGCTCCGGTTGTTTTAACTACCGGAAGTAGCACTACCACTTCAGGTGGAGGCCCGGGTGCTTTTGTGGCCAACCCATGCTGGGAAGGTCCTTCACCTCAAACGCCAACCTGCGGACCGTCATCTTATAGTTGTTATGTTCCTGGTGTTTATTCTTTAACTGTTGAAGATGCATATAATGGATGCAAACACACCGGAACGGTAAATGTTTTGGATAGAACACAACCGCCCGTATTAGTAAATCCGGTGAGTGGTTCAACCTTAGATTGCGGAGCTAGTCAAGCAACCATGAGTTTTGCCTTAACCGGAACTAATACAGGCGGGGTTCGTTATTTCGTTACTCGTTTCCCTGTTGGCACATCATTCAGTCCTACAAACGCAATAACTATGAATATTAATCCGGATTTAAGTGGAACTGCCTCTTCTACAGTAGCTGTTTCATTAAATGGTGAATATGTGTTTGTGGTGACTAATACTTTAACCGGATGTAAAGCTACCGGGACAGTTATTGTTACAGGTGGTGGAATCACTGCCGATTTCGAAGCTAATCCATCAACCGGGTATGCTCCATTAGCCGTTAATTTTGATAATAAATCTACTAGCAGTTTAGGTTCTTCCAGCATTTCATCTGTTTGGAGTTTTGGTAATGGTACAAGTGCTAGCAGTACGACTAATATTAATACAAATGCATTGTATGCAGCACCCGGATCTTACACAGTCATGTTGATAGCAACAAAAGGTTTATGTAAAGACACAACTTACAAAACAATTATTGTTGATGCACCTTCTAAAATGGAAGTGCCGAATATTTTCACGCCAAATGGAGATGGAAGCAATGATGTGTTTTTCTTGAAGGTTGCGAATATGAACGAAATATCGGCGATAATTATTGATCGTTGGGGCGGAAAAGTTTATGAAACAAATAGCAAAACCGGAAATATTGTCTGGGATGGAAAGAATTTCAGTGGAAAGGAATGTGCTAGCGGCGTTTATATGTACATTATTAAAGGCAAAGGAAAGGATGATAAAGAATACGAATCAAAAGGAAATATCACACTGTTACGATAA
- a CDS encoding gliding motility-associated C-terminal domain-containing protein yields the protein MKVKNKTQFALFVLFIFLTSFLKSQTFPCDNGARLYFFRNSGLPNGSLSYVTNYTNTPVITDMFQMPTSSHNALAGNPVDNYLYYLEGTNLRRLDALGGNTVVCVLPFSSAYGCFNNLGQFCAIFSGSLVVYDISTCTTVNSFSLPPLSGFVDIVYNVFDNHYYVGNLKVTTGGVVILNNMTNFTPGGFTWGAVAMGSNGLIYGFNNTSPTTLSAINVISNTTFTTGTLNPGVIVAGGSDAASFMCTSGISASVCAGSSATLSAANLFVLANPQYSIQPGGTVQANPVFTVTPPSTTNYTIYVTGTNSVNAVVTQTVAASVTVNAQPQIAPTFTQASCSNTVNAVNLGLTFNPPAPVPNYSVIWSPTPPGVGSPTQSTASNLSPGVTNVTVITSNGCSVTTSFTMGNIPSPAEFTVTPPGGIYSITCANPTLSIFTAPANYTYTWVSLSNTLSGTSGTFSSGSTGNYTITANNGIAGCSTTQTISIVQNTIAPTTTVNPTSQAITCNSGAPVTFSGTVSNPTINIQHDWYSPLNPLPGGVPIATSNNTISILSGAIPPGVYTLVTTNQVNGCTTQKTVTITSLSAWPTFSLSSPTNFSVGCVPLNSTTISIINPVSTQTPPATCSYTFLAPTFTGVVTPSVILGNNSSTTTTLPGTWTIIVQDNSNFCRTTIQVPVLQNTVAPNVSASLYTPTLTCRNPTVIATGTTTTPNTIITWNVPSTPPTLSTHTVVIGNPANGPNTSTTSLTYANFTVVATNTLNACQSTSVVQINQNFKPPISNPTISIATPTAIYCMVNEAPVVLTTGNSTTTSGGGPSAFVANPCWEGPSPQVPICGPSSYSCYVPGIYTLTIEDNYNGCTKSGTVNVLDRTQPPVLLDPFATATLDCGTNNASSFSIIVTGTNTGGLRYLVTDYPAGVAFSPTNAIAVTLNPILSGTSNSVITVDATGFYRYVVSNTLTGCQAAGEVNVVNGVINAAFEADPQTGYAPLNVMFTNNSASSGGTSSISSVWSFGNGETKTSTTNISFGTVYNAPGKYNVMLITQKGSCVDTAYKVIQVDMPSKLEVPNIFTPNGDGSNDVFFLKVANISEIDCVILDRWGNKVYETKSSTGNIAWDGKNFSGQEAEAGVYFYIIKAKGKDDKEYESKGNVTLMR from the coding sequence ATGAAAGTAAAAAATAAAACACAGTTTGCCTTATTTGTCCTTTTCATTTTCTTGACGTCTTTTTTGAAAAGTCAAACCTTTCCATGTGATAATGGTGCAAGATTATATTTTTTTAGAAATTCGGGCTTGCCCAACGGATCACTGTCCTACGTTACTAATTACACGAATACTCCGGTAATTACCGATATGTTTCAAATGCCAACATCTTCTCATAATGCTTTGGCAGGAAATCCTGTAGATAATTACCTTTATTATCTGGAAGGAACAAACTTGAGGCGTTTAGATGCTTTAGGTGGAAATACAGTAGTTTGTGTTCTGCCATTTAGTAGTGCGTATGGATGTTTCAATAATTTAGGCCAGTTTTGTGCAATTTTCAGCGGCAGTTTGGTAGTGTACGATATAAGCACTTGCACAACTGTAAATTCATTTAGTTTACCTCCGCTTTCCGGATTTGTAGATATAGTTTATAATGTTTTTGATAATCATTATTATGTCGGTAATTTAAAAGTTACAACCGGTGGAGTAGTTATTTTAAATAACATGACAAATTTTACTCCGGGTGGATTTACATGGGGCGCAGTAGCTATGGGTTCCAATGGTTTAATTTATGGTTTCAATAACACTAGCCCCACAACACTTTCTGCAATAAATGTGATTAGTAATACAACCTTTACAACCGGTACCTTAAACCCCGGTGTGATAGTTGCAGGAGGTAGTGATGCGGCTTCCTTTATGTGTACATCCGGAATTTCAGCATCTGTTTGTGCGGGTTCTTCAGCAACTTTAAGTGCAGCAAATCTTTTTGTATTAGCAAATCCACAATATTCAATTCAACCTGGTGGAACGGTACAAGCGAATCCGGTATTTACTGTTACTCCACCATCCACAACAAATTATACGATTTATGTTACAGGTACAAACAGCGTGAATGCAGTTGTTACTCAAACTGTGGCGGCTTCGGTTACTGTTAATGCGCAACCGCAAATCGCTCCAACTTTTACTCAAGCTAGTTGCAGCAATACAGTGAATGCTGTTAATTTAGGATTAACTTTTAATCCACCTGCTCCTGTACCAAATTATTCTGTGATTTGGAGTCCTACACCGCCGGGTGTTGGTTCTCCTACTCAATCAACAGCAAGCAATTTGAGTCCCGGTGTTACAAATGTTACAGTAATTACATCGAACGGTTGTTCCGTTACCACAAGTTTTACAATGGGTAACATACCTTCCCCTGCAGAATTTACGGTTACACCTCCGGGAGGTATTTATTCAATCACCTGTGCAAATCCAACCTTATCAATTTTTACGGCTCCTGCAAATTACACGTATACTTGGGTTAGCTTGTCAAATACGTTGAGTGGAACATCCGGAACTTTTTCATCCGGATCGACAGGGAATTATACGATAACCGCAAACAATGGCATTGCCGGTTGCAGTACAACACAAACCATTTCCATAGTTCAAAATACAATTGCTCCAACAACCACAGTAAATCCAACTTCTCAGGCTATCACTTGCAATTCCGGTGCGCCTGTTACATTTAGTGGAACGGTATCTAACCCTACAATTAATATCCAACACGATTGGTATAGCCCATTAAATCCTTTGCCTGGCGGAGTACCCATAGCAACATCAAATAATACAATCAGTATTTTAAGTGGGGCTATACCTCCCGGTGTTTATACTTTAGTAACTACAAATCAAGTTAATGGATGTACCACTCAGAAGACCGTTACCATCACTTCATTATCCGCATGGCCTACATTCTCATTAAGTAGTCCTACTAATTTCTCAGTAGGTTGTGTACCTTTAAACAGCACTACTATTTCAATAATTAATCCGGTAAGTACGCAAACGCCACCTGCTACATGTAGTTATACTTTCTTGGCTCCTACATTTACCGGTGTGGTTACGCCAAGTGTGATTTTAGGAAATAACAGTTCAACAACTACAACATTACCCGGCACTTGGACAATTATAGTGCAGGATAATTCAAACTTCTGTAGAACTACCATTCAAGTTCCTGTGTTACAAAACACCGTGGCTCCAAATGTGTCGGCGTCTTTATACACACCAACACTAACATGTAGAAATCCTACGGTGATTGCTACAGGAACCACCACTACACCAAATACAATAATCACATGGAATGTTCCATCAACGCCGCCAACCTTATCTACTCATACCGTAGTTATTGGAAATCCGGCAAATGGTCCAAATACAAGCACGACATCTTTAACATATGCTAACTTTACAGTAGTTGCTACTAATACTTTGAATGCTTGTCAATCAACATCAGTGGTTCAAATAAATCAGAATTTTAAACCGCCAATTTCAAATCCAACTATATCTATTGCAACACCAACTGCTATATACTGTATGGTGAATGAAGCTCCCGTTGTATTAACTACTGGTAATAGCACAACAACTTCAGGCGGTGGTCCTAGTGCATTTGTGGCTAATCCTTGTTGGGAAGGACCGTCTCCACAAGTGCCCATTTGCGGACCGTCATCTTACAGTTGTTATGTTCCCGGAATTTATACATTAACTATTGAAGATAATTATAATGGATGCACAAAGTCGGGAACAGTAAATGTTTTAGATAGAACTCAGCCACCTGTTTTATTGGATCCTTTTGCAACAGCCACTCTAGATTGTGGAACTAATAACGCCTCTTCTTTCTCCATCATAGTTACCGGAACCAATACCGGTGGATTAAGATATTTAGTTACTGATTATCCGGCCGGGGTTGCATTTTCGCCAACTAATGCTATTGCCGTTACATTAAATCCGATTTTAAGCGGAACATCAAATAGTGTAATTACAGTTGACGCAACCGGTTTTTATCGATATGTGGTTTCTAATACCTTAACCGGTTGTCAAGCGGCGGGTGAAGTAAATGTGGTGAATGGAGTAATTAATGCAGCGTTTGAAGCTGATCCGCAAACTGGATATGCACCGTTAAATGTTATGTTTACGAATAATTCGGCAAGCAGCGGAGGAACTTCCAGTATCTCTTCAGTGTGGAGTTTTGGAAACGGAGAAACTAAAACATCAACAACCAATATCAGTTTTGGCACTGTTTACAATGCGCCGGGAAAATACAATGTGATGTTAATTACACAAAAAGGATCTTGTGTAGATACAGCATATAAAGTGATTCAAGTTGATATGCCTTCTAAATTAGAAGTTCCTAATATTTTCACTCCTAATGGTGATGGAAGTAATGATGTGTTCTTTTTGAAGGTGGCGAATATTTCGGAAATAGATTGCGTAATTCTTGATCGTTGGGGAAATAAAGTGTATGAAACAAAGAGTAGCACAGGTAATATTGCCTGGGATGGAAAGAATTTTAGTGGACAAGAAGCTGAAGCCGGTGTTTATTTTTATATAATAAAAGCTAAAGGCAAGGATGATAAAGAATACGAGTCGAAAGGAAATGTTACTTTAATGCGATAG
- a CDS encoding ABC transporter ATP-binding protein has product MKNLKVLNTYFIKYKWHFLGGLLFVILSSIFKIYQGVIVREGTEQIMSVFKSDTPVESSVFLKHGLTLISLALLSGFFLFLMRQTIIVMSRHIEYDQKNELYQKYQELDQQFYKSHTTGDLMNRISEDVSKVRMYTGPAIMYLANTIVTTITILGFMLMVNVKLTLMVFIPLPILSLIIYFVSDKINKQGTIVQEELGNLTTQAQESFSAIRVIKAYAREKFFIKQMSEKSGEYRKAALRMANIEALFSPAMILMVGMSVLITVWYGGIMVSNGEISSGNIPEFILYVFYMTWPFAALGWVTSLIQRASASQKRINEFLTIKPNIISVNSNNYEIRGDIEFKNVTFKYPENGVLALTDLSFKLPAGKILGITGPVGSGKSSVISLLTRQYDVTEGEIWVDGKNIKEHNLKTLRRHMGTVTQDVFLFSDSIANNICFGTQEKQISHERIIDSAKKAGVHENIMQFPEQYETKVGERGVTLSGGQKQRISIARALIGNPKLLLFDDCLSAVDTETEELILSNIKKELQSRTGIIISHRLSSIKQADFILFLKDGKIAESGTHEELMKMRKDYFELNQLQNN; this is encoded by the coding sequence GTGAAAAATTTAAAAGTTCTTAATACTTATTTTATTAAATACAAGTGGCATTTTCTGGGTGGTTTATTATTTGTCATATTATCGAGCATTTTTAAAATTTACCAGGGTGTAATTGTTCGTGAGGGTACTGAACAAATCATGTCAGTATTTAAAAGTGACACTCCGGTTGAATCAAGTGTTTTTTTGAAACACGGTTTAACTTTAATTTCCTTGGCATTACTAAGTGGTTTTTTTCTCTTTTTAATGCGTCAAACTATTATTGTTATGAGTCGGCATATTGAATACGATCAAAAAAATGAATTGTATCAAAAATATCAGGAACTCGACCAGCAATTTTATAAATCACACACTACCGGCGATTTGATGAACAGAATAAGCGAAGATGTTTCAAAAGTAAGAATGTATACCGGTCCGGCTATTATGTACTTAGCAAATACAATAGTAACTACAATAACCATATTGGGTTTTATGCTCATGGTGAATGTGAAACTTACTTTGATGGTATTTATACCGCTACCGATTTTATCTTTAATTATTTATTTTGTTTCTGATAAAATTAATAAACAGGGAACCATTGTGCAGGAAGAACTCGGTAATTTAACTACACAGGCACAAGAATCTTTTAGTGCCATTCGTGTAATAAAAGCCTACGCGAGAGAGAAATTTTTTATAAAACAAATGTCAGAAAAGAGTGGTGAATATAGAAAAGCTGCTTTAAGAATGGCCAATATAGAAGCTTTGTTTAGTCCGGCAATGATTTTAATGGTTGGAATGAGTGTGCTCATTACCGTATGGTATGGAGGAATCATGGTTTCAAACGGTGAAATTAGTTCCGGTAATATTCCTGAATTTATTTTATATGTTTTTTATATGACTTGGCCATTTGCGGCATTGGGTTGGGTAACTTCATTGATACAACGTGCTTCGGCCTCACAAAAAAGGATCAATGAATTTTTAACCATTAAACCGAATATTATTTCCGTTAACTCCAATAATTATGAAATACGAGGGGATATTGAATTTAAAAACGTAACATTTAAATACCCTGAGAATGGAGTTTTGGCTTTAACAGATTTATCATTCAAATTACCGGCTGGAAAAATTTTAGGAATTACTGGTCCTGTTGGTAGCGGAAAGTCAAGTGTAATTTCACTTTTAACCAGACAGTATGATGTAACGGAAGGTGAAATATGGGTGGATGGAAAGAATATTAAAGAACATAATTTAAAGACATTAAGAAGACACATGGGTACTGTAACACAAGATGTTTTTTTATTTAGTGATTCCATAGCTAATAATATATGTTTTGGAACACAGGAAAAGCAAATTTCTCATGAACGTATAATTGATTCTGCAAAAAAGGCCGGAGTACATGAAAATATTATGCAATTTCCTGAACAGTATGAAACTAAAGTTGGTGAACGTGGTGTAACATTAAGCGGAGGTCAAAAGCAACGAATATCTATTGCGAGAGCATTAATTGGGAACCCAAAATTATTACTGTTTGATGATTGTTTAAGCGCGGTAGATACAGAAACTGAAGAATTAATATTATCTAATATTAAAAAGGAATTGCAAAGCCGAACAGGAATCATTATTAGCCACCGATTGTCTAGCATAAAACAAGCCGACTTTATTTTGTTTCTGAAAGACGGAAAAATAGCAGAGTCTGGTACGCATGAAGAATTAATGAAGATGAGAAAGGACTATTTTGAATTAAATCAACTTCAAAATAATTAG
- the purN gene encoding phosphoribosylglycinamide formyltransferase, with protein MKNMAIFASGSGTNAENLINYFKNDSRVKIKVIVTNNDKAGVIARAERHKKNLHIISKKALEQYTSQIIDFLKSEKIDLIVLSGFLLKIPVPLIQAFPNQIVNIHPSLLPKYGGKGMYGNHVHEAVIAAKEKTSGITVHFVNEEYDQGEIILQESCEISENDTAEALAHKIHQLEYKYFPQAIEKLL; from the coding sequence ATGAAGAACATGGCCATTTTTGCCAGCGGATCAGGTACAAACGCTGAAAATTTGATAAATTATTTTAAGAATGATAGCCGGGTAAAAATAAAAGTTATTGTGACCAATAATGATAAAGCCGGAGTTATTGCCAGAGCCGAAAGGCATAAAAAAAATCTCCATATTATTTCTAAAAAAGCCTTAGAGCAATATACTTCACAAATAATCGACTTTTTGAAATCAGAAAAAATTGATTTAATTGTATTGTCTGGTTTCTTACTAAAAATTCCCGTTCCGCTTATACAAGCTTTTCCAAATCAAATAGTAAATATCCACCCTTCTTTATTACCTAAATATGGTGGTAAAGGAATGTATGGTAACCACGTGCATGAAGCAGTTATAGCAGCGAAAGAAAAAACTAGCGGCATCACTGTACACTTTGTGAATGAAGAGTATGACCAAGGCGAAATCATTTTGCAAGAGTCTTGTGAAATTTCAGAAAATGATACAGCCGAAGCCTTAGCGCACAAAATTCACCAATTGGAATACAAATACTTTCCTCAGGCAATAGAAAAATTACTCTAA
- the lgt gene encoding prolipoprotein diacylglyceryl transferase, protein MIEMFIRWDPAPEIFTIPGINWPVRWYGMMWALAFIASHFFMNRIFKAEGRSDKQLDTLTLYIIFGTILGARLGHCLFYGPWFDEVDAMGNVISEGYLSHPLNLLKVYEGGLASHGGAIGIIIGMWLYCRKTKESWMWLFDRLVVVVPLASMCIRLGNLINSEIIGIPTELPWAFIFVSESPLPRHPAQLYEAIFCLFLFAYMYFLWKTKRHVLKKGFMFGIMCVLFFTERFFVEFLKENQSEFEGNLPINMGQILSIPFVILGIYMILRSKKQSPHEIKVIEN, encoded by the coding sequence ATGATTGAAATGTTCATAAGATGGGATCCGGCTCCGGAAATTTTCACAATACCAGGCATTAACTGGCCCGTTCGTTGGTATGGAATGATGTGGGCTTTGGCTTTTATTGCGAGTCATTTTTTTATGAATAGAATTTTTAAAGCTGAAGGACGTTCAGATAAGCAATTGGATACACTTACCCTTTATATTATTTTCGGAACTATTTTGGGTGCGCGTTTAGGTCATTGTTTATTTTATGGTCCATGGTTTGATGAAGTTGATGCCATGGGGAATGTAATCAGCGAGGGTTATTTATCTCACCCTTTAAATTTATTAAAAGTATACGAAGGCGGACTTGCCAGTCATGGCGGCGCTATAGGCATTATTATTGGAATGTGGCTTTATTGTAGAAAAACAAAGGAGAGTTGGATGTGGTTATTTGACCGACTGGTAGTTGTAGTTCCATTAGCATCTATGTGCATACGCTTAGGTAATTTGATTAATAGTGAAATTATTGGAATTCCAACTGAACTTCCTTGGGCCTTCATTTTTGTAAGTGAAAGTCCTTTACCCCGTCATCCTGCTCAATTGTATGAAGCTATTTTTTGTCTCTTTCTTTTTGCCTATATGTATTTTTTATGGAAAACGAAAAGACATGTTCTTAAAAAAGGCTTTATGTTTGGAATAATGTGCGTGTTGTTTTTTACAGAACGTTTTTTTGTAGAGTTTTTAAAAGAAAATCAAAGTGAATTTGAAGGGAACTTACCAATCAATATGGGGCAGATTTTGAGTATTCCTTTTGTAATACTTGGAATTTATATGATTCTTCGTTCGAAGAAACAAAGTCCACATGAAATTAAAGTAATCGAAAATTAA
- a CDS encoding tetratricopeptide repeat protein, with product MKKLISIFFLFLNGLIYAGDGDLILAAEKAYDTKKYKEAIGHYESLISKGLKSWELYYNLGNAYYRDKQLGKAIYNYELARKLNPNDEDIRINLGIAGSKTVDKIDSKENFFISAVKTNVLASLDTNGWAWTGIVSMFLLCFSIFLFIQSERTSAKRISFFIILLFLISFSLTYFLGYSAYKSKNENKFAILTVREAKIMNEPTQTSSSKFSLHEGTKVRVIEINGDWTLIKLDNGNEGWLKISEIGII from the coding sequence ATGAAAAAATTAATTAGCATATTCTTCTTATTCTTGAATGGCCTGATTTATGCCGGCGATGGCGATTTAATACTTGCCGCTGAAAAAGCTTATGATACTAAAAAATATAAAGAAGCCATAGGTCACTATGAATCATTAATTTCTAAAGGTTTAAAATCCTGGGAATTATATTATAATCTGGGCAATGCTTATTATCGTGATAAACAGTTGGGAAAAGCTATTTATAATTATGAACTCGCCAGAAAACTAAATCCAAATGATGAAGATATTCGAATAAATTTAGGTATTGCCGGCTCTAAAACAGTAGATAAAATAGATTCAAAAGAAAACTTTTTTATCTCGGCCGTGAAAACAAATGTATTGGCCAGCTTAGACACTAATGGTTGGGCCTGGACCGGAATTGTAAGTATGTTTTTATTGTGCTTCAGTATTTTTTTATTTATTCAATCGGAAAGAACAAGTGCCAAACGAATTTCTTTTTTCATTATACTTCTGTTTTTGATTTCTTTTAGCCTTACTTATTTTTTAGGCTATTCGGCTTACAAATCGAAAAATGAAAATAAGTTTGCAATTCTAACCGTAAGAGAAGCAAAAATTATGAATGAGCCTACACAAACATCCTCTTCAAAATTCTCCTTGCATGAAGGTACAAAAGTGAGAGTCATCGAAATTAACGGAGATTGGACCCTGATAAAATTGGATAATGGGAATGAAGGTTGGCTGAAGATAAGTGAAATTGGAATAATTTAA